In Candidatus Nanosynbacter lyticus, one genomic interval encodes:
- a CDS encoding UDP-N-acetylmuramoyl-L-alanyl-D-glutamate--2,6-diaminopimelate ligase: MKNELVKIARKTLPQGALEKTENAYRIARTKMISLRYGNPARGLRIIAVTGTNGKTTTACYINEILKEAGFKTALFTTAVIEIAGEEKINDLNATVPTVARLFSFFQTAQREGVEYVILEATSHALSQHKFDGVPIEAAVMTNLTQDHLDYHKTMEEYAEAKAKLFEKQPKYIVLNRDDKWFEYFNKFNASGEKMTYGVSPEAEARITHIKLYKKGTEASLLIDHQTHLELATNLPGEFNVLNMSAAVSLAYLLGIKLEDIQEGVANLETIPGRFERVDNKRGIDIIVDYAHTPDALEKLLKTTRRIAKGRLFLVFGACGDRDKTKRPIMGELAANLADRIFLTDEESYSENPDDIRAMIRQGIERTKKVHKMTEIADRKQAIYQALKSAVRGDTVLITGMGHEQYRIVNGKRIPWNDKTVVKEVLGIEKNK; encoded by the coding sequence ATGAAAAACGAGTTGGTAAAAATTGCTAGAAAAACGCTACCTCAAGGAGCTTTGGAAAAAACAGAAAATGCCTATCGGATTGCGCGGACGAAGATGATTAGCCTAAGATATGGCAATCCAGCTCGTGGCTTGAGAATTATTGCAGTAACAGGGACGAACGGGAAAACTACGACTGCTTGTTATATTAATGAAATTTTGAAAGAGGCTGGCTTTAAGACGGCATTGTTTACGACGGCAGTGATTGAAATTGCTGGTGAAGAGAAGATAAATGATTTGAATGCAACTGTCCCAACTGTAGCGAGGCTGTTTAGTTTTTTCCAGACAGCTCAGCGTGAAGGTGTCGAATACGTGATTTTAGAGGCGACTAGCCATGCATTATCTCAGCATAAGTTTGATGGCGTGCCAATTGAGGCGGCGGTGATGACTAACTTGACTCAAGATCACCTGGATTACCATAAAACAATGGAAGAGTATGCAGAGGCAAAGGCTAAATTATTTGAAAAGCAGCCAAAATATATCGTGTTAAATCGCGATGATAAGTGGTTTGAATATTTCAATAAGTTTAATGCTTCTGGCGAAAAGATGACGTACGGTGTGAGTCCGGAGGCCGAGGCTCGGATAACACACATTAAGCTTTATAAAAAGGGCACTGAAGCAAGTTTGCTCATTGACCATCAGACCCATTTGGAGTTGGCGACTAATTTACCTGGTGAATTTAATGTACTTAATATGTCAGCGGCAGTGTCTTTGGCGTATTTGCTCGGTATAAAGCTAGAAGATATTCAAGAAGGCGTGGCAAATCTGGAGACGATTCCAGGGCGTTTTGAGCGAGTGGATAATAAGCGCGGAATTGATATTATCGTGGATTATGCGCACACGCCAGATGCATTGGAGAAATTGTTAAAAACGACACGGAGAATTGCTAAAGGGAGATTATTCTTAGTCTTCGGCGCGTGTGGTGACCGAGATAAAACAAAGCGACCAATTATGGGAGAGCTGGCGGCTAATTTGGCGGATAGAATTTTTCTAACAGACGAAGAGAGCTATAGTGAGAATCCAGATGATATTCGGGCAATGATTCGACAGGGAATTGAGCGAACAAAGAAGGTTCATAAGATGACGGAAATTGCTGATCGAAAACAAGCGATTTATCAGGCACTAAAATCAGCCGTACGTGGCGATACGGTTCTAATTACCGGTATGGGTCATGAGCAGTATCGAATTGTTAACGGTAAGCGAATTCCGTGGAATGATAAGACGGTTGTAAAAGAAGTTCTCGGGATAGAGAAAAATAAATAA